In the Mytilus trossulus isolate FHL-02 chromosome 1, PNRI_Mtr1.1.1.hap1, whole genome shotgun sequence genome, one interval contains:
- the LOC134710396 gene encoding uncharacterized protein LOC134710396 has translation MKKLQFAKVAPLGVKPSEDYDKKGLSIQSECPKDLFLAKKGYQQTKLSFLTTVPPTMSDESPKFLRKIADHRKNFPNIYKTSRRTRSEDVEKEFCSGDFNASCFEKNEQASCCNIAENATTCNDRIEKLVVNNRILKFRLMYLRTKLRKQLRKNRVYPA, from the exons ATGAAGAAACTACAGTTTGCAAAAGTCGCACCGCTTGGAGTGAAACCGTCTGAAGATTATGATAAGAAAGGGTTATCGATTCAATCTGAGTGTCCCAAGGATTTATTTCTAGCTAAAAAGGGATACCAACAAACCAAACTCTC gTTTCTTACTACGGTACCACCTACGATGTCAGACGAAAGTCCGAAGTTCCTGAGGAAAATAGCAGATCATCGTAAAAATTTCccgaatatatataaaacatcgAGAAGGACAAG GTCAGAAGATGTAGAAAAGGAGTTTTGTTCTGGGGATTTTAATGCGAGttgttttgagaaaaatgaaCAAGCCAGCTGTTGTAACATAGCAGAAAATGCTACTACCTGTAACGACAGAATAGAAAAATTAGTTGTTAATAACCGAATTCTTAAATTTAGACTCATGTATTTACGTACAAAGCTTCGTAAACAATTGCGAAAGAATCGAGTATATCCAGCCTAA
- the LOC134710407 gene encoding formylglycine-generating enzyme-like, giving the protein MMKQTHLRTVVFFACFCACYLEEQCDVKDDSCNSAKEKSCGCSISRDKSKYDEKINKNVDSEDEGLQNELLQKDDFKYPRTNEMVFIEGGTFTMGTNKPIFMVDGEGPERLVKVDPFYLDKYEVSNGEFEIFVTKTNYKTEAEKFGNSFIMDKYVSEETLKKVNQQVEAAPWWIPVDGSDWKHPEGPDSSIKNRMDHPAIHISWNDAVEYCKWAEKRLPTEAEFEYACRGGKNNRLYPWGNSENPKKEHWMNIWHGEFPKENTVEDGYDSTCPVTMFPDQNKFGLKNIIGNVWEWTSDWWETQHTPEFKDNPKGPSKGTDKVKKGGSYMCHKSYCYRYRCEARSQNTPDSSASNLGFRCAANILPKYLKN; this is encoded by the exons ATGATGAAGCAGACGCATTTGAGAACTGTTGTGTTTTTTGCATGTTTTTGTGCGTGCTATCTGGAAGAACAATGCGATGTCAAAGATGATAGTTGTAACAGTGCGAAGGAAAAATCGTGTGGCTGTTCAATTAGTCGTGATAAATCTAAATATgacgaaaaaataaacaaaaacgtGGACAGTGAAGACGAAGGTCTACAAAATGAACTTTTGCAAAAAGATGATTTTAAGTACCCAAGGACTAATGAAATGGTTTTTATTGAAGGTGGAACATTTACTATGGGCacaaataaaccaatttttatgGTAGATGGAGAAGGTCCCGAAAGATTGGTTAAAGTTGACCCTTTCTACCTGGACAAATATGAAGTTAGCAATGGGgagtttgaaatatttgtgactAAGACAAATTACAAAACAGAG gcTGAAAAGTTTGGAAATTCCTTTATAATGGATAAATATGTGAGTGAAGAAACATTAAAGAAGGTAAATCAACAG GTTGAAGCAGCCCCATGGTGGATACCTGTAGATGGGTCAGACTGGAAACATCCTGAAGGACCAGACTCTTCTATCAAAAATAG GATGGATCATCCAGCTATTCATATTTCATGGAATGATGCTGTTGAATATTGTAAATGGGCAGAGAAAAGACTTCCAACAGAGGCAGAGTTTGAGTATGCATGTAGAGGTGGTAAAAACAACAG ATTATATCCATGGGGGAATAGTGAAAATCCCAAGAAAGAACATTGGATGAACATATGGCATGGAGAATTTCCCAAGGAAAATACTGTCGAAGATGGTTATGATTCAACCTGTCCA GTAACAATGTTTCCAGACCAAAACAAATTTggcttgaaaaatattatagggAATGTATGGGAATGGACAAGTGATTGGTGGGAAACACAGCATACACCAGAGTTTAAAGATAATCCT aaagGACCATCAAAAGGTACAGATAAAGTAAAGAAAGGAGGATCTTATATGTGCCATAAA TCCTACTGTTACCGATATAGATGTGAAGCAAGAAGTCAGAATACTCCAGATAGTTCAGCATCAAATCTGGGATTCAGATGTGCAGCTAATAtattaccaaaatatttaaaaaattaa